The Caldanaerovirga acetigignens genome has a window encoding:
- the selB gene encoding selenocysteine-specific translation elongation factor has product MSGVIVGTAGHIDHGKTTLIKAMTGIDTDRLKEEKERGITIDLGFAHLLLPSGRKVGIVDVPGHEKFVKNMLAGAGGIDLVLLVVAADEGVMPQTREHLNILQLLNIKKGIVVVTKKDLVDEEWLELIKEDIKKELKGTFLENSPMVFVSAVKGEGIKELIELIDNMTAESCEKDIDSPFRLPIDRAFSIPGIGTVVTGSPICGRIRVGETVEIFPKGLISKVRSIEVHGESKDSAYAGQRTAVNLSDVKPEDISRGDVISKVNAMMSVNRAAVWFKLLKDSPKALKNRERVRFHAGTGEVMARINLVEGDELLPGMETFAIVDFEEPVAVVYGDYYVVRSYSPVYTIGGGRVLFVNPPRLKRALKDKALETLKKAKEGGLEDFILGFVSVFGSPHIPVKDLMPYTGKSFERLMEAAKSLSKKGKVLVLCVGAEDEVFDIKFCEEKREQAKQILENYHQKFPLSEGMAKEELRSRLNLVGKVFEALLDMWAKKGIVESRGKTVRLKGFAVRMDEKQKKVADMLLREFKEKGWTPPSVEELQALFGVEEGAVKEVLNWLVFKGDIVKIGEGLYLGREWVERALELLREFFRENSELTVAQFRDMLGTTRKYALPLLEYMDGIKATRRLKDIRVAGVKLYEQSNKGEPSDGS; this is encoded by the coding sequence ATGAGCGGAGTGATAGTAGGGACGGCAGGCCACATAGATCACGGGAAAACCACGCTGATAAAGGCAATGACGGGTATTGATACAGACAGGTTGAAGGAAGAAAAAGAAAGAGGCATTACAATTGACCTTGGCTTTGCCCATCTTTTGCTGCCGAGTGGTCGGAAGGTAGGAATAGTAGATGTACCTGGTCACGAGAAATTTGTGAAGAATATGCTGGCGGGAGCAGGCGGAATAGATTTGGTTCTGCTTGTAGTTGCGGCCGACGAAGGCGTGATGCCACAGACTAGGGAGCACCTCAATATTCTTCAGCTTCTCAACATAAAAAAAGGCATAGTTGTGGTGACCAAAAAAGACCTGGTGGACGAAGAGTGGCTAGAATTGATAAAAGAAGATATTAAAAAGGAACTGAAAGGAACATTTTTAGAAAATTCACCCATGGTCTTTGTATCAGCAGTAAAGGGGGAAGGAATTAAAGAACTTATCGAATTAATCGACAATATGACTGCCGAAAGTTGCGAAAAAGACATAGATTCACCATTTCGCCTCCCAATAGACAGGGCTTTTTCAATACCGGGGATAGGTACCGTGGTAACCGGAAGCCCTATATGCGGCCGCATTAGGGTGGGGGAAACGGTAGAAATCTTCCCAAAAGGGCTGATTTCAAAAGTAAGGTCTATAGAAGTCCACGGGGAGAGCAAGGATTCGGCTTATGCCGGTCAGAGGACGGCTGTGAATTTAAGCGACGTGAAGCCGGAAGACATATCAAGAGGCGATGTAATTTCGAAAGTAAATGCTATGATGTCAGTAAACAGGGCAGCCGTCTGGTTTAAGCTCCTTAAAGACTCGCCGAAGGCCTTGAAAAACAGAGAAAGGGTCAGATTTCATGCGGGGACTGGTGAGGTTATGGCTAGGATAAATCTCGTAGAGGGTGATGAGCTCCTCCCCGGGATGGAAACCTTTGCAATCGTTGATTTTGAAGAACCTGTTGCGGTCGTTTATGGAGATTACTATGTGGTCAGGAGTTATTCTCCCGTCTACACCATAGGAGGCGGAAGGGTCCTCTTCGTCAACCCTCCAAGATTAAAGAGAGCATTGAAGGATAAGGCCTTGGAGACTTTGAAAAAGGCAAAAGAAGGAGGCCTTGAAGATTTTATCCTGGGGTTTGTATCGGTCTTCGGAAGTCCCCACATTCCGGTCAAAGATTTGATGCCGTATACGGGGAAAAGCTTTGAAAGGTTGATGGAAGCTGCTAAAAGTCTTTCCAAAAAAGGGAAAGTGTTGGTATTGTGTGTGGGTGCTGAAGATGAAGTTTTTGATATAAAATTTTGCGAGGAAAAGAGGGAACAAGCCAAGCAAATCCTGGAAAACTACCATCAAAAATTTCCGTTGAGCGAAGGTATGGCAAAAGAAGAGCTTAGGAGCCGCCTTAACCTTGTCGGAAAAGTTTTTGAAGCCCTGCTGGATATGTGGGCGAAAAAAGGAATAGTGGAAAGCAGGGGCAAGACGGTTCGACTGAAGGGATTTGCTGTTAGGATGGATGAAAAACAAAAAAAGGTAGCCGATATGCTGCTTCGCGAGTTTAAGGAAAAGGGATGGACTCCTCCGAGTGTCGAAGAACTTCAGGCGTTATTCGGCGTCGAGGAAGGCGCTGTAAAGGAAGTGCTGAATTGGCTTGTATTTAAAGGAGATATAGTTAAGATCGGCGAGGGGCTTTATTTGGGGAGGGAATGGGTTGAAAGAGCTTTAGAACTCCTGAGGGAATTTTTTAGAGAAAATAGCGAACTTACGGTTGCACAGTTCAGGGACATGCTGGGTACTACAAGGAAGTATGCCTTGCCGCTTTTAGAATACATGGATGGGATAAAAGCCACCAGGCGCTTGAAGGACATTCGGGTAGCAGGCGTTAAATTGTACGAACAAAGCAACAAAGGAGAACCGTCCGATGGAAGTTGA
- the selA gene encoding L-seryl-tRNA(Sec) selenium transferase has protein sequence MDKREVLKKLPKVSELMEEDSIKVLEQHYGRQLVLSAVRQGIEEVRRLIEKALENGLEIQADEEDLKREALERTVKLASRYGSYSLRKVINATGVVLHTNLGRAPLPEEALKNIVDVARGYSNLEYDLEEGKRGERYDHVRGVLCDITGAEDAIVVNNNAGAVLLSLSALASGKEVVISRGQLVEIGGSFRVPDVMAQSGATLVEVGTTNKTRIADYERAINDNTALLLKVHTSNFKFVGFWSEVKIEDLKSLGLKYGIPVMEDLGSGVLVDLAKFGLPHEPTVQNSIKAGADIVTFSGDKLLGGPQAGIILGKKEYIEEIKRHPLTRALRIDKLTLSALEAVLKIYRNEDYDKIPVFKMLLKSPEEMEKNAKKLAEYLKKVVRDKGTIEIFDDTSAVGGGSLPGVELPTKVVAVTFRTLSPDDLAKRLRSGRIPVIGRIKKDKFLLDVRTLSEEDLRVIPEMLGGVL, from the coding sequence TTGGATAAAAGAGAGGTCTTGAAGAAATTACCGAAAGTAAGCGAGCTTATGGAAGAAGATTCCATAAAAGTGCTCGAGCAGCATTACGGAAGACAGTTGGTTTTGAGCGCCGTAAGGCAAGGAATAGAGGAAGTCAGGCGTTTAATCGAAAAAGCCCTTGAAAATGGGCTTGAAATCCAGGCAGATGAAGAGGACCTCAAAAGAGAAGCTCTGGAAAGGACAGTGAAGCTCGCCTCCAGGTACGGTTCTTACAGCCTGAGAAAGGTTATAAACGCCACCGGTGTAGTGCTGCACACCAACCTGGGCAGGGCGCCGCTGCCGGAGGAAGCCTTGAAGAATATTGTCGATGTAGCTCGCGGATATTCGAACCTTGAGTATGATCTGGAAGAGGGGAAAAGGGGGGAGAGATATGACCATGTCCGGGGGGTTTTGTGTGACATAACCGGCGCAGAAGATGCAATTGTAGTAAACAATAACGCGGGTGCGGTGCTTCTTTCGCTTTCTGCCCTCGCTTCCGGGAAGGAAGTTGTAATATCGAGGGGGCAGTTGGTGGAAATAGGTGGCAGCTTCAGGGTACCCGATGTCATGGCCCAAAGCGGTGCCACTTTAGTAGAAGTAGGAACGACCAATAAAACGCGAATTGCCGATTACGAGAGGGCTATTAATGACAACACTGCATTGCTCTTGAAAGTCCACACCAGCAATTTTAAATTCGTAGGTTTTTGGTCCGAAGTGAAAATAGAGGATTTGAAATCTTTGGGGCTGAAATACGGCATACCAGTCATGGAGGATTTGGGTAGCGGAGTTTTAGTAGACCTTGCAAAATTCGGATTGCCTCATGAGCCCACTGTTCAGAACTCGATAAAGGCGGGAGCTGACATAGTTACTTTCAGCGGCGACAAACTTCTAGGTGGTCCTCAGGCGGGTATTATCTTAGGGAAAAAGGAATACATAGAAGAAATAAAGCGTCATCCCCTGACGCGAGCTCTTAGGATAGACAAGCTCACTTTGAGTGCCCTTGAAGCAGTTTTAAAAATTTACAGAAATGAAGACTATGATAAGATACCTGTTTTTAAAATGCTTTTAAAGTCCCCTGAAGAGATGGAAAAGAACGCCAAAAAACTTGCAGAATACCTTAAAAAAGTTGTTCGCGATAAGGGGACCATAGAAATTTTTGACGACACTTCAGCGGTTGGGGGAGGTTCCCTCCCTGGCGTTGAACTTCCGACTAAAGTCGTTGCCGTAACATTTCGAACATTGAGCCCTGATGACCTGGCGAAAAGGCTGAGGTCGGGCAGGATTCCGGTAATTGGCAGGATAAAAAAGGACAAATTCCTTTTGGATGTGAGGACCCTGTCTGAGGAAGACTTGAGAGTTATACCAGAGATGTTGGGGGGTGTGTTATGA
- a CDS encoding helix-hairpin-helix domain-containing protein: protein MLQFTKREKILLFALTSVSLMAVIFAYRAFFVKVPDVAFKLEGGKAIPVFESENNSGEVPEEDKIVVHIAGAVKNPGVYELKEGSRVIDAVKAAGGYISEADVTGINLAKKLQDEDKIYIPQVGEFPASGDAVNGGISPSDGKININSAGLDELDKLPGIGPALAQRIIDYRNQHGPFKSVEELKNVSGIGEKRFEEIKNLVKVN, encoded by the coding sequence ATGCTCCAATTTACGAAAAGGGAAAAAATACTCCTTTTTGCGTTGACAAGCGTAAGTTTAATGGCTGTAATTTTTGCTTATAGGGCTTTTTTTGTTAAAGTTCCCGATGTGGCCTTTAAGTTGGAAGGTGGTAAGGCAATTCCAGTTTTTGAAAGCGAAAATAATTCCGGTGAGGTTCCCGAGGAAGACAAAATTGTAGTGCATATTGCAGGGGCAGTAAAAAATCCAGGAGTTTATGAGCTTAAAGAAGGAAGCAGGGTAATTGACGCTGTTAAAGCTGCAGGAGGGTACATTTCCGAAGCTGACGTTACTGGAATAAATTTGGCAAAAAAGCTGCAGGATGAGGATAAAATCTACATTCCGCAAGTAGGAGAATTCCCTGCCTCCGGTGACGCCGTAAACGGAGGAATTTCGCCGTCGGACGGCAAAATAAATATCAACTCGGCGGGGCTTGATGAACTGGATAAACTTCCGGGTATAGGTCCTGCCCTGGCTCAAAGGATTATCGATTACAGAAACCAGCACGGGCCATTCAAATCCGTTGAAGAACTGAAAAACGTCTCGGGGATAGGGGAAAAACGGTTTGAGGAAATAAAGAATTTGGTTAAGGTAAATTAG
- the leuS gene encoding leucine--tRNA ligase, with product MSSYDFKKIEAKWQKRWEEQKLYKTVEDPNKPKYYCLEMFPYPSGKLHMGHVRNYSIGDVVARFKRMKGYNVLHPMGWDAFGLPAENAAIKHGIHPAKWTWDNIANMRKQLKQLGISYDWDREIATCHPGYYKWTQWFFLKLYERGLAYRKKSYVNWCPSCSTVLANEQVVNGRCERCGAEVGKKNLEQWFFKITEYADELLEDLKRLPGWPEKVKIMQENWIGRSEGVEVYFTAEKTGRRIPVFTTRPDTIFGVSYLVMAPEHPMVDELVDGTPYEKEVREFQKKMEKLSEIVRTSTEIEKEGIFIGAYAINPINGEKVPIWIANYVLLDYGTGAVMGVPAHDQRDFEFAKKYGLPIKVVINPPGNELSAGDMTEAYTEEGILVNSGAFSGMNSNEAIKAIAEFMEEKGLGKKTVNYKLRDWLISRQRYWGAPIPIIYCEKCGIVPVPEEELPVLLPDDVEFNPKGTSPLLECEEFLNTTCPKCKGPARRETDTMDTFMCSSWYYYRFTDPRNEEKPFDREKLEYWMPVDQYIGGVEHAILHLMYSRFFNKVMRDAGLVHVDEPFTNLLTQGMVLKDGAKMSKSLGNIVSPEDIIEKYGADTARLFILFASPPEKDLEWSDQGVEGCYRFLQRVWRLVEELLPKVDAPSGNEQVDREVKRLVHRTIKKVTEDIEERFNFNTAISAIMEMVNGLNSCKEKAVSGKVIEEAVESLLLLLAPFAPHITEELWERMGNKTSIHLMSWPEADELAMVEEEVEMVIQVNGKVRAKMLVPAEIAEEEMKEAALKHEKISSIIEGKTVEKIITVPHKLVNIVVK from the coding sequence GTGAGCAGCTACGATTTTAAAAAAATTGAGGCGAAATGGCAAAAACGATGGGAAGAGCAAAAGCTATATAAAACTGTGGAGGATCCAAATAAACCAAAATACTATTGCCTTGAAATGTTTCCGTACCCTTCTGGGAAGCTACATATGGGCCATGTGAGAAATTATTCCATAGGAGATGTTGTAGCCCGGTTCAAACGGATGAAAGGATATAATGTGCTTCACCCGATGGGGTGGGATGCTTTCGGCCTGCCTGCCGAGAACGCTGCCATAAAACACGGCATCCATCCAGCCAAATGGACGTGGGATAACATAGCCAACATGAGAAAACAGCTCAAACAGCTTGGAATAAGCTACGATTGGGACAGGGAAATTGCAACGTGCCACCCTGGCTATTATAAATGGACCCAATGGTTTTTCTTAAAACTTTACGAAAGGGGACTGGCTTACCGCAAAAAATCGTACGTCAACTGGTGCCCTTCGTGCTCTACGGTGCTCGCCAATGAACAGGTGGTGAACGGGCGCTGCGAACGCTGCGGAGCCGAAGTCGGGAAAAAGAATCTGGAGCAGTGGTTTTTCAAAATAACCGAGTACGCCGACGAACTTCTGGAAGACCTAAAAAGGCTCCCCGGCTGGCCCGAAAAGGTAAAGATAATGCAGGAGAACTGGATAGGGAGAAGCGAGGGCGTGGAAGTTTATTTTACCGCTGAAAAAACCGGAAGGAGGATACCGGTTTTTACGACAAGGCCCGACACGATTTTCGGTGTAAGTTATCTCGTCATGGCGCCGGAACACCCGATGGTGGACGAACTGGTGGATGGAACGCCTTACGAAAAAGAGGTAAGGGAATTTCAAAAGAAGATGGAAAAATTAAGCGAGATAGTCAGGACCTCTACAGAAATTGAAAAAGAGGGCATTTTTATCGGGGCTTATGCGATAAACCCCATTAACGGCGAAAAGGTGCCTATATGGATTGCCAATTACGTTCTTTTGGACTACGGAACGGGAGCTGTAATGGGGGTGCCAGCCCATGACCAGAGGGATTTTGAGTTTGCGAAAAAATACGGTCTTCCGATAAAAGTCGTGATAAATCCGCCGGGAAATGAGCTTTCGGCCGGGGACATGACGGAAGCCTATACTGAAGAGGGGATACTCGTAAATTCGGGTGCGTTCAGCGGTATGAACAGCAACGAAGCGATAAAGGCAATAGCAGAGTTCATGGAAGAAAAAGGATTAGGGAAAAAGACCGTAAATTACAAACTGAGGGACTGGTTGATATCAAGGCAACGCTACTGGGGGGCTCCGATCCCCATAATTTACTGCGAAAAATGCGGCATCGTGCCGGTGCCTGAAGAAGAGCTTCCCGTCTTGCTTCCCGACGATGTGGAGTTCAACCCGAAAGGTACTTCTCCGCTGTTGGAATGCGAGGAATTTTTGAACACCACCTGTCCCAAATGTAAAGGTCCGGCGAGGCGCGAGACAGATACAATGGATACTTTTATGTGCTCTTCCTGGTATTATTACAGGTTTACCGACCCAAGGAATGAAGAAAAACCCTTCGACAGGGAAAAGCTCGAGTACTGGATGCCGGTGGACCAGTATATAGGCGGGGTGGAGCACGCGATATTGCACTTGATGTATTCTAGGTTCTTCAACAAAGTCATGAGGGATGCGGGTCTTGTACATGTAGATGAGCCTTTTACCAATCTGCTGACCCAGGGCATGGTTTTAAAAGACGGCGCTAAGATGTCCAAATCCCTGGGCAACATCGTGAGCCCGGAGGACATCATAGAAAAATATGGGGCTGATACGGCGAGGCTTTTTATACTTTTTGCATCGCCACCGGAAAAGGACCTGGAGTGGAGCGACCAAGGCGTGGAAGGTTGCTACCGTTTCCTCCAAAGGGTTTGGAGGTTGGTGGAAGAGCTCTTGCCGAAGGTCGACGCTCCATCCGGCAACGAACAGGTGGACAGAGAAGTGAAGAGGCTTGTTCACAGGACGATAAAGAAAGTCACCGAGGACATCGAGGAAAGGTTCAACTTCAATACAGCCATAAGCGCCATTATGGAGATGGTAAACGGACTTAACTCGTGCAAGGAAAAGGCGGTTTCCGGCAAGGTAATCGAGGAAGCAGTGGAAAGCCTTCTTTTGCTCCTTGCACCCTTCGCACCCCATATAACAGAAGAACTCTGGGAGCGCATGGGGAATAAAACGAGCATCCACCTTATGTCCTGGCCTGAGGCCGATGAATTGGCGATGGTAGAGGAAGAAGTGGAAATGGTCATTCAGGTCAACGGAAAGGTCCGGGCAAAAATGCTGGTGCCTGCCGAAATCGCGGAGGAGGAGATGAAGGAGGCTGCCTTAAAGCACGAAAAAATTTCGTCCATTATCGAAGGCAAAACGGTGGAGAAAATTATAACCGTGCCCCATAAACTGGTGAATATAGTGGTAAAATAA
- the rsfS gene encoding ribosome silencing factor has protein sequence MIISPREAAMLAAKVLIEKKAENVVVLDISSISILADYFVIATGKSSIHVKALCDEVEEKLLENGCRIRGKEGYDEARWVLIDFFDVIVHVFDEDSRDYYDLERLWSDAARIDVDSNYDFAYNRQ, from the coding sequence ATGATAATAAGCCCCAGAGAAGCGGCAATGCTTGCAGCTAAAGTTCTTATTGAAAAAAAGGCTGAAAATGTAGTGGTGCTGGACATAAGTTCCATTTCGATTCTGGCCGATTATTTCGTAATTGCCACCGGCAAATCATCGATTCACGTCAAAGCCCTATGCGATGAAGTTGAAGAGAAACTCCTGGAAAATGGGTGCAGAATTAGGGGGAAAGAGGGCTATGATGAGGCCCGTTGGGTCTTAATAGACTTTTTTGATGTCATTGTCCACGTATTCGACGAGGATTCGAGGGACTATTACGACCTGGAGAGACTTTGGTCCGATGCAGCGAGGATAGACGTTGACAGCAATTATGATTTTGCATATAATAGACAGTAA
- a CDS encoding LCP family protein: protein MGRIIKYIIIVFAFASLAFVSGFYFALSRLNGGQGLFTGDNPSGDEYSGGRLNVLVLGLDAGTIGADEEHNHYRSDTMMVVSVDPVEKKINVLSIPRDTRVRIPGVGYQKINAAMAYGGPELAVRTVKDFLGVPIHNYVAINYSGFRKIVDAMGGVEINIEKRMKYVDKAGGLNIDLEPGLQVLDGEKAEQFVRFRQYPEGDLGRIKAQQKFLEAAVKSFFKPSTILRLPQIVKAVQETVRTDIEPSNMMKLANLARQIGQDNVKMYILPGEGRYIGGVSYFLPYETEMRKVVKEVFFGENANVKVAVLNGSGYAGLASKVAEKLEAMGFTVVRVANADSFDYDTTTIIYPSDMKEYAEKLAKVFGSARMQEGTGDDENLTTIIVGKDAQRN from the coding sequence ATGGGGAGGATAATTAAGTATATAATTATCGTTTTTGCTTTTGCATCTTTAGCTTTCGTGAGCGGTTTTTATTTTGCTCTGTCCCGCTTGAATGGAGGTCAAGGTCTGTTTACAGGAGACAATCCTTCCGGCGATGAGTACTCTGGCGGGAGATTGAACGTCCTAGTTTTGGGACTTGATGCCGGAACCATTGGCGCCGACGAAGAGCACAACCATTACAGGTCTGATACGATGATGGTGGTGAGTGTTGACCCTGTCGAGAAAAAAATCAACGTGCTTTCGATTCCCAGAGATACCAGGGTAAGGATTCCCGGAGTGGGTTATCAGAAGATAAATGCTGCGATGGCTTATGGAGGGCCAGAGCTTGCCGTTAGAACAGTAAAGGACTTTCTTGGAGTGCCCATACACAATTATGTGGCTATAAATTACAGCGGCTTTCGCAAGATAGTAGACGCGATGGGTGGTGTAGAGATAAATATTGAAAAAAGGATGAAGTACGTGGACAAAGCCGGAGGACTTAATATCGATTTGGAACCTGGCCTTCAGGTGCTCGACGGGGAAAAGGCCGAGCAATTCGTAAGATTTCGGCAGTACCCGGAAGGCGACCTTGGGAGGATAAAAGCCCAGCAGAAATTTCTCGAAGCTGCTGTAAAATCATTTTTTAAACCTTCTACCATTTTGAGGCTTCCTCAGATAGTAAAGGCAGTTCAGGAAACGGTGAGAACTGATATTGAGCCATCAAATATGATGAAACTTGCGAATCTCGCAAGGCAGATAGGACAGGACAACGTAAAAATGTATATCCTTCCTGGAGAGGGAAGGTATATAGGCGGCGTGAGCTACTTTTTACCTTATGAGACCGAAATGCGAAAAGTAGTGAAAGAAGTGTTCTTCGGCGAAAACGCAAATGTAAAGGTTGCGGTATTAAACGGCAGCGGCTATGCGGGCCTGGCAAGTAAAGTGGCGGAGAAATTGGAAGCAATGGGTTTCACGGTGGTCAGGGTCGCTAATGCCGATAGCTTCGATTACGATACCACAACTATAATATATCCCAGCGATATGAAAGAATACGCAGAAAAGCTGGCGAAAGTTTTCGGGAGTGCTAGGATGCAGGAAGGCACTGGGGATGACGAAAATTTGACGACAATAATCGTGGGTAAGGATGCCCAGAGAAATTGA
- the yqeK gene encoding bis(5'-nucleosyl)-tetraphosphatase (symmetrical) YqeK, whose translation MEDLKRNMTQKRFAHTLGVMEIAVALAKRYGVDVEKAQLAAMVHDCAKDMPQDEQLNLARQFGILLDEISMAEKALIHAPLGAALAKIKYGIEDPAILRAVKVHTTGDPKMTPLDKVIFLADYIEPGRNFPGVDRLRKVAFEDLDDAVIMACDSTIKYVIEGGRLLHPRMVEARNCLLLEKLKRGEKKWGG comes from the coding sequence ATGGAGGATTTGAAAAGGAACATGACTCAAAAACGCTTCGCCCACACTCTCGGAGTAATGGAAATTGCGGTGGCCCTTGCAAAAAGATACGGTGTCGATGTAGAAAAAGCGCAGCTTGCCGCAATGGTACACGACTGCGCAAAAGATATGCCGCAAGACGAGCAGTTGAATTTAGCACGGCAGTTTGGTATACTGTTAGATGAAATTTCAATGGCGGAGAAAGCTTTAATACATGCCCCGCTTGGAGCTGCCTTAGCGAAAATAAAATACGGCATAGAAGATCCGGCTATACTCAGGGCTGTCAAAGTGCACACTACGGGGGACCCGAAGATGACCCCCCTTGATAAAGTGATTTTTCTTGCAGATTACATAGAGCCCGGGAGGAATTTTCCAGGAGTCGACAGGTTGCGCAAAGTGGCTTTTGAAGATTTGGATGATGCTGTAATCATGGCGTGCGATTCGACTATAAAGTACGTAATAGAGGGCGGTAGGCTGCTGCATCCACGTATGGTCGAGGCAAGAAATTGCCTTCTCCTGGAGAAACTCAAAAGGGGAGAGAAAAAATGGGGAGGATAA
- the nadD gene encoding nicotinate-nucleotide adenylyltransferase, translated as MGIGKRIGIMGGTFDPIHFGHLVTAEEARINFELDKVIFVPTGKPPHKKDYEVTDSEHRYLMTALATNNNPFFEVSRIEIDRKGYSYTVDTLNQMVQIYGKDTSLFFISGADAVLDILTWKNIKEVLDICTFIAATRPGYPINKLKDKLEEIKRLYGKDVYLLEVTAIAISSTDIRRKVKEGRSIKYLVPEGVEKYILKNGLYR; from the coding sequence TTGGGGATTGGAAAGAGGATTGGGATAATGGGGGGAACGTTTGATCCAATCCATTTTGGACACCTGGTAACGGCAGAAGAGGCTAGGATTAATTTTGAATTGGACAAGGTAATTTTTGTTCCCACCGGAAAACCCCCCCACAAAAAAGATTATGAAGTAACCGATTCCGAACACAGGTATTTGATGACTGCATTAGCTACGAATAACAATCCTTTTTTCGAGGTTTCCAGGATTGAGATAGATAGAAAAGGGTATTCCTATACGGTAGACACGTTAAATCAAATGGTACAAATATACGGAAAAGATACCTCGTTATTTTTTATTTCTGGAGCCGATGCGGTGCTTGATATACTTACATGGAAAAACATAAAAGAAGTGCTGGATATTTGTACTTTTATAGCCGCTACGAGGCCTGGCTATCCTATTAATAAATTAAAAGATAAGCTTGAAGAGATAAAAAGATTATACGGGAAAGACGTTTACCTACTCGAGGTTACTGCAATAGCTATATCCTCTACCGATATAAGAAGAAAGGTCAAAGAAGGGCGTTCCATTAAATATCTGGTTCCAGAGGGTGTGGAAAAATACATTTTGAAAAACGGTCTTTACAGGTGA
- the obgE gene encoding GTPase ObgE has protein sequence MFVDKAKIYVKAGDGGNGAVAFRREKYVPRGGPSGGDGGKGGDVVLLVDRNLSTLQDFRYKVHYKAERGQNGQGSNKAGKSGEDLIIRVPPGTVVKDAATGEVLADLVEHGQSFVVARGGRGGRGNARFVSSVNQAPDFAEKGEPGEERWILLELKLLADVGLVGFPNVGKSTLLSRMTAARPKIADYPFTTLSPNLGVVETGPTGRNFVIADIPGLIEGAHQGLGLGHEFLKHVERTKLLVHVIDAAGLDNDPIEGFYVINKELENFNEKLARKPQIVAANKMDLPQARENLARIKSNLEPRGYEVIPVSGATGEGLRELIYKIIQYLDKIGDEKVEPVEVKKYTVKEEDKIKVRREGEIFVVEGKTVERLVAMTDLGNETALKRLQRAFKNLRIDELLKEEGIKEGDTVRIGNSEFYYTELE, from the coding sequence ATGTTTGTGGATAAGGCAAAAATATACGTCAAAGCTGGAGATGGCGGAAATGGAGCTGTTGCTTTTAGGAGGGAAAAATACGTGCCCCGGGGCGGACCGAGCGGAGGGGACGGCGGAAAGGGTGGAGACGTGGTGCTCCTTGTTGACAGAAATCTTTCTACCCTGCAGGATTTCAGATATAAAGTACATTATAAGGCAGAGCGCGGACAAAACGGGCAGGGTTCAAACAAAGCAGGCAAAAGCGGCGAAGATCTTATCATCAGAGTCCCCCCGGGCACGGTTGTAAAGGATGCAGCTACCGGTGAGGTGCTTGCAGATCTTGTAGAACACGGCCAGAGCTTTGTTGTAGCCCGTGGAGGCAGAGGAGGGCGCGGGAATGCTCGTTTTGTTTCGTCCGTAAATCAAGCTCCGGATTTTGCAGAAAAAGGTGAACCCGGTGAGGAACGCTGGATACTACTTGAATTAAAACTGCTGGCTGATGTAGGTCTTGTGGGTTTTCCAAATGTAGGTAAATCCACCCTGCTTTCCCGGATGACGGCGGCAAGGCCCAAGATTGCCGATTATCCCTTCACCACCCTTTCCCCTAATCTCGGAGTGGTGGAAACCGGTCCGACTGGTCGCAATTTTGTCATTGCCGATATTCCCGGGCTAATTGAGGGAGCACATCAGGGCCTGGGGTTGGGCCATGAATTTCTGAAGCATGTGGAAAGGACCAAGCTCCTTGTCCACGTCATAGATGCTGCAGGACTTGACAACGACCCTATAGAGGGGTTTTATGTTATAAACAAAGAACTGGAAAACTTCAATGAAAAACTGGCCCGGAAGCCCCAGATAGTTGCGGCTAACAAAATGGACCTTCCGCAGGCTAGAGAAAACCTGGCTAGAATAAAATCTAATCTAGAACCTCGGGGTTACGAAGTAATTCCAGTATCGGGAGCGACGGGCGAAGGCTTAAGAGAGCTGATCTACAAAATAATACAGTACTTGGATAAAATAGGTGATGAAAAGGTTGAACCAGTTGAGGTAAAAAAATACACCGTAAAAGAAGAGGATAAGATAAAAGTAAGGCGGGAAGGAGAAATTTTTGTTGTCGAAGGAAAGACCGTGGAGCGGCTAGTGGCCATGACAGACCTAGGCAACGAGACCGCTTTAAAGAGATTGCAGAGAGCATTTAAGAATCTAAGAATTGACGAACTTTTAAAAGAAGAGGGAATAAAAGAGGGAGATACAGTGAGGATAGGCAATAGCGAATTTTACTATACAGAGTTGGAGTAA